The Rickettsiales bacterium genomic interval AAACCGACAAAAGCGCCGAGCTTGTCTGCTCCAACTCTTTCCGCTCAGACGATCACGTGAACAACGCCGTCGGCCTGCTGCATGAGGAAATGCGCCGCTGCGGCTCGCTCATCATGCGTGAGGCAGATAAACATAAACTCCCTGCAGGCTCCGCGCTTGCCGTAGACCGTGAAGGATTTTCGCAAGGCGTGACGGAAGCGCTTCAGAGCCACCCGATGATCACCCTCGTGCGCGAGGAAATCAGCAAATTACCCTCACCGGAATTTGGCGAAACTATTATCGCCACCGGTCCGCTCACTTCTGCAAAGCTTTCCGAATCCATTCTGAAAGTGACGGGCGAAGCCTATCTTTCCTTCTTCGATGCAATCGCCCCTATCGTGCTCAAAGACACGATCGATATGAATGTCGCCTGGTTCCAGTCGCGCTATAATAAAGGTGACGGTGCGGACTATATCAACCTGCCGATGTCCGAAACCCAATATTATGCTTTCATCGATGCGCTGATCGCAGGCGAAAAGACCGAGTTCAAGGAATGGGAAAAGAACACACCGTATTTTGAAGGCTGCCTGCCGATTGAAGTCATGGCGGAACGCGGGCGCGAAACATTACGCTTCGGCCCGATGAAACCCGTTGGCTTAGACAATCCGCACAATAGCGAACGGCCTTATGCCGTCGTGCAGCTGCGACAGGACAACAAACTCGGCACGATCTACAATATGGTCGGTTTCCAGACGAAATTGAAATACGGCGAGCAGCAGCGTGTGTTCCGCATGATACCGGGACTGGAGAACGCTGAGTTCGTGCGCCTGGGCGGCCTGCACCGCAACACCTTCATCAATAGCCCGAGATTGCTGACCGAAGATCTGCGCCTGAAAGCTGCACCGCATATCCGTTTTGCAGGACAGGTCACAGGCGTGGAAGGTTACGTTGAAAGCGCAGCCACCGGTTTACTCGCAGGCCGTTTCGCTGCCGGAAAGATGACTCCTCCTCCCGCCACCACAGCACTGGGTGGATTACTGAATCACATCACGGGCGGCGCGGAAAGCAAGCATTTCCAGCCGATGAATATCAATTTCGGCCTGCTTCCACCACTACAAGGAAAAATTCGCAAAGACGAACGCGCCGCACGCATGACAGGACGCGCAAAAGAAGATCTGTCCGGGTGGATATAAGGATTATTTTTTAAGCAACGGCAGCACGTCCCGATCCAGATTCTTCCGGTTCAGCGGAATCAGGTCCGGGGAAACAGCCAGCCGAATGATCCCTTTTCGATCGATGACATAAGTCAGCGGAATAGCGTGCGGAGTATCGAATTCATTGGGATGCATATCGTCTGCCATAAAAGCACTGAATGCATAAGGCTCCATAACCTTCTTCACCTTGTCGCGGTCACTGTAACGGTCAAGGCTGACTGCAATAATTTCCAGTCCGCCTTCATGGTGCGCACGGTAAAACCCATCCAGCGCCTGCATCTCTTCACGGCATAAAATACACCAGGTCGCCCAGAAATGCACCAGAACCACCTGCCCCCTGAGCTTACCCAAATCTACCGTATGTCCGCTTAAATCCTGCCCCGCCAGCGCAGGTGCTTCCTTACCTGCCGCGGGTTCTGCTGCCTGCGCAGGCAGGCAGACTATCAGCAGCAATAATGTTATAAGAACACGATTCATGATTAAGCCATATGTTCTGCTGTCGAGCCTGTATCCATCAGCTCGCTGATATAAGTGGGATCGGCAATGAAATGCAGCGTCACTTCCGTACCGACGCCGATTTCGCTGTCAATCGCAATACTGCCGTAATGCAGCGCCATCAGGTTGCGTGTAAGCGGCAGGCCAAGACCCGTGCCGCCGTAACGGCGGTTCAGTCCGCTATCCACCTGTTCGAAGCCCTGGAATACGCGGGAGATGCTTTCCTTCTCCATGCCTATGCCGCTATCACGAATGGTAATGACAAAATCCGTGACAATGCCACCGCGCATATACGGAGTTACCCGCATATACACATTACCGCCCGACTGCGTGAACTTCACGGCGTTGGACAGGATGTTGAGAATGATCTGGGAGAAACGCAGACGGTCGGCAATAATCGGAGTGGTCTGCTCCGGAAGCTCGGCTGTAATGGTAACGCCGCATTCCGCCGCACGCTTCTCCATAATGCGGATACACTTGCTGATGGCGCCGACAATATCCACGCGCTCGAACATGAGGACCATCTTGCCAGATTCCGCTTTGGAAAGATCCAGAATATCGTTGATGATATCCAGCAGATGACTGCCGGCGCTGTTGATGTCATTCGCATATTCAAGATACTTCTCGCTGCCGAGCTTACCGAACAGCTGCTCTTTGAAGACCGATGAGAAACCGATAATCGCATTCAGCGGCGTGCGCAGTTCATGGCTCACATTGGCCAGGAAATGCGACTTGGCGATGCTTGCGCTTTCCGCATCTTTCTTCGCCTTGCCTAACTCTTCATTCTGACGCAACAGCTTGCGATCACGCGCCTGGATCTCATCCAACATCGCATTGAATGCATCGATCAGCATGTCAATTTCATTGTCGCTGCGCCCGCCCACAGGAACATATTCCTGCGCCATGCGAAGCGAGAAATCTTCTTCCACCGTGACACGCCGCGCCGTATCGGCAAGCGCAAGTATCGGCTGGGAAATCGTGCCCTGCACACCGAGCGCAAACAAAGAAGACCCCATGCCGATGACGATGATAATCGCCAGAGCGAGAAAAATCTGCTTGATCAGATACGCCCTGATCTCGCGCATATCGGATTCAAGCACGATCGAAGCCACCAGCATGCCGTTATTGTCCAGATGCTTGATCACAAGTGCATTGCCCTCGTAATCCCCTACCCCTTCGGAGCGCCCGTTAATGTCAGGGCAGGTCTTATCCTGGACGGAAGAACTGAAATAAGCTGCCGCCGGAACAGCACTCGCATCATACATGCATACGCGCAGGATAGAAGGCTTGGAGCTGAAAACATCACGCAGATTATTGGTCGCCGCGTCTTTCTGGTCGAAACTGATATAAGCCAGATTGCTTTTGCCCACGTTAACGGCTGTATCTTCGAGCTGCGAAAGCAGGCTCTCGCGCATATTGTATATACCAATCAGCGTAATGATGATCGTCGTCAGGATGATCGCAACCCCGCTGACTACTGTAATCAGTAGTGTAAGACGCTTTTTAATGGTTGCATGTTTCATCATATGATCTGCGTCCTACTTGATGACTTCCGCTGCGATCTGCAGCAGCCTCGCATCAATACTGAGTCCGCTGGCTTCCGCCGACTTCAGGTTGATACGCAGATTGATTTTATCCTTGGAAAAAAGCCCAATACTTTTCCCCACCGTAACCATTTCGATGATGCCACCTTCATCCGCAAACCCTTTCGATTCGCTGATGCTGAGCACAGGATGGTGCACCACATGTGAAAGCAGTGAGGAGATAGAGTCTTCGGCGTCCTTGCCGACAAACAGCACATGACATGACTCAAGCGCATTCCCGGAAGCAGTAGTATTAATCGTCACTGCAAAATTCTGCCGATGGGCCTGTTCGAAGCTAGTAAAATAATTACTGAAATCCTTATCGCCGACAATGCAGACTGTCGCCGCATTGCTGGTCTTAGGCGTTACGGCGCCCGGCCAGTCGACAAACTTGAGAAAGTTATAAATGAATGCGATTCGGATACGGTACTGCGCAACTTCCTTGCCGCTCTCTTCATCCGCTATGGCAGGAACGAGCGTACACGTACACCAGATCAGAGCAAGCATGAGAATTGAAAATATTCTGCGCATAATGAGGTATTCTAGCGGGAATGTATTAAATAAGCCTTAACTGGAGGAGGAGTAACCGGCATCTTCGCAAATTCCTGAATATTAACCTGAGAATGTGGCAGAAAAGTAACGGTGCTTTTCCTGCATGACGGCACGCAAACAGCCCAGTTGCATAACTCAGCAGAATCACAATAGCAAGGGTTTCAGTCAGGAATCAGAACCGCACCGTGGCCTTGGCAAGCACGCTTCTGCCGACTTCAATGGGAGCCTGATAAATGAAGCCAGTGAATTCCTGGTGTTCGGACCTCAGCAGATTCTGGCCAATCAGGCTTAAATCCACGCCACTCATCGGCACCCAGCCAAGACGCATATCCAGTCGTGTATAAGCTGGCACGGAAGTTGGCGCTGCTGACTGCACATTCGGCAGTTGGTCTACGTGATACACCATTGTATCCCACTGCATATTATGCGGCAGATCCACATAGGAACGCAGGCTGAACTGCTGGTTTGGAGCATTACCTTGCCTCGTGACAAGACTGCTACCAATAATATCCAGATGCGAAACATATATCGTGTAACTGCCGTTGAACTTAATATTTTTGGTTGCCTGCCATGTAGACGCGAGTTCCACGCCGTGTGTTTCACCGCTATTAGCGTTACCCACAACCTGAGGAGCGTACGTATAAGTGCCCATGAAAGGATCGAACCTTGTGCTGGTAGCACCACTCGAAAGAGAGGCTAGATCGTGATAATAATTATAATATCCCGTCACATCTACCGAGAGATCTTCGCGCGGCATTACGCGGTAACCAAGCTCATACGAGAGCACATCTTCTGAATCAGCAAAGGGATTGCCTTTTTCAGCAACCACCGTATTGCCTGAAGGCACCGCCAGCACAAGGCTCAGATCCTGGTTGGATTGGTTCGGTGTATGGACAGCCTTGGAAACCGCTGCCCACACGGTCTGTGTGTCGGAAGGCAGCCAGGTAATCCTGGCGCTCGGTTCATATTCGAATCCGCTGAAATCATTATGCTCGAACTTGCTGCCAACCGTCAGGAACAATTTGTTCTGCACAATGGAAATTTTGTCCTGAAGGAAGCTGCTGTACAGATTCTCATAATAATTTTCCGGCTGAAAACTGACATAGAAATCATTGCCGGTAATACTGGTAATACGGCGATATCCAAGCCCCCATGTCACTTCATTATATTTATTAGGTGTCCAGTTATGCTGAAAGTCGAAATCCGTTGTCTGAGTATGGAAGCTCGTTCCATTGGCTGCATAATCGAAAAGCTCACGCACCGTATCGTCATAGTAAGCCTGTAGTGTGATATCCGAGGTGCTGCTGAACTCATGCTTCCAGCGTCCCAGCACATTCATACCGCTTACATGGTCCGTATCGTTCACTAACTGAAACCGTGAAGGTGAAACAGTGGAAGTCACAGGTAATGTGCGTATTGCATTTTCTTTGCCCTGATAGACATCCCCTTGCAATGTTCCCGTATCTTTGCCGGCTCCATTCCAGTCCATGCGGAAACCGCCCTGCCCGTTATCCCAGGCATCGCCTGCACCCTTTCCATTCAGGTTGTGCTGCTGGTTATAGTCAAAATACTGGGCATAGGTACGATACGCCAGGTTGCCGGACGTACCACCATAACGCGCACTGGTGGAAACACGCTCCTGCGTTCCCGTCGCTGCTGAAACAAGAGTGCCTTGAGTGTCTTTCGCATTCTTCGTGATAATATTGATTACGCCATTGACCGCATTCGCTCCCCAGAGCGTTGCCCCCGGTCCGCGGATCACCTCAATACGGTCAATATCTTCCAGTATCAAATTCTGTACATCCCAGAACACACCTGAAAACACCGGAGAATATACGGTTCTGCCGTCAATCAGCACCAGCAGCTTGTTGGAAAACTGGCCGTCAAACCCGCGTGAAGCAATCGCCCATTCATTGGAACCTGCTTGCGCCACCTGCAATCCCGGCACCATGCGCAGTAATTCAGGTACGCTCTGCATACCGGAACGGCGGATATCTTCCTGCGTAATAACATAAAGCGCCGCAGGAGCCTGCGACGCTTTTTCATCCCTTTTGGATACCGAGGTGACATCCATATTGACCAACTGCTGTAATGACATATTAAGCAAGTCGCTGTCATTACTCAGATCGCTTTCCTGAGCAACCGCCATTTCGGATAAGCTACAAAGCGCACTTGTCAAAAGAAACGCCATCAACAGATTATTACGCATAATCCCCCTCGCACTATTTGCAATATGGCAATTCTTATCAGGAAAAAGTTAAATATTATTTAATAAAATGCACTGTATTATAGAAAAGGGCCTTATTTCTATAGATAAATCAATGCCCCATCGCACATTTCCAAATAGGTGCGACTTATAAACAACAGTTCAACCGTGTAATTAGAGCTTAAAGGACCGCGCTGTCGTAGGACATCCGAACGATGGAATTGTTAAATACCATCTTGTCGGCAATCGCTGCATTCATCACGCAAGGCTTATTATGCATGCTGGCAGACGAGGTATATTCCGTTCCCCTCACTACCGATTTATCAATAACCGAGCTCATGAGATACAGCTTAATCTCTTCCATGGTAGGATAGACCGGTAACGGCACATCCATATGCACCTTGGTATCTTTCCACCCCATACCCACGAATTCCTGCCTGTAGAGGCGTGAATTGATTAACGGGCAGATAGCAAACAGCATATGCACATTCAGGGCAACAGACTTCTGGATGGCGCGGCGCAGGATTTCCCGTGAGATTTCACCGTTGCGGAATTCCGGCAGAATCGCAACACCCGAAACCTGTCCGTAAGATAATTGCTTATGTTGAAGATACGGAAAGAGCTTTTCCAAACGGAAATCTTCTATTTCCATAGGTAAAAGATGAGGGCGACGCGGTGTCTTGATATTAAGCCTTGCGCCACCGATGCAAAAATTACCCATTTTAGCGACTAGAATATAGCCATTGCGATCATACTCGCATTCTGCACCGGAATAGCGGGTCAACCCCAGCACTGAGCCGAAACCGTCTTCACGTATACGGTAATATTGGTGAAGCAACCCGGGATCACGGGTGAATTCAAAAACAATCTCCGGTTGCTTGGGCCTGGAATAACGCCGAATGAGCGCTTCTTCCGTATCGGGATCAAAGGAGGAGGACTGGGAAACGCCGTTTTCCGAGGGTACGGAACCTGTCAGGGGAATCATAGACGCCGCCTCCATTTATTAATTTTGCATTAATTATTATTAATAAATAGTTAATTTCCGATCTAATTGCAACAGGAATTTTGTAAAATCTTTATGAAAAATTTATACGGCGCTTTTTTGCTATAGATCCAGCCACTTTCTACTTGACCATCCCATGCCTTAGGCGTATTTTCCCATTATAGCCCATGAAATTCCATTTTATCCCAAATTATCCCAAACAAGATGCTTTTCCTATCCACATTCCAGAACAAGATCGACAAGAAAGGCCGCATTTCCGTACCTGCGACCTTCCGCGCCGCGCTTGCCAAGGATACGGAATTCTCCGGGATCATCGCATATGCATCCTTTATTAACCGCTGTGTTGAGGCCTGCAGCATCGCCCGCATCCGCAAACTGTCCGAGCGCATTGAAACGCTGGATCCTTTCTCTGAAGAACGCGATGCATTTGCCACCACCATCCTGGGCGGCAGCGTACAGCTCCCTTTTGACGGCGAAGGCCGCGTCATGCTGCCCGAACATCTGATCGAAGTTGCAGGCATTGCCGAAACGGCCATCTTTGTCGGCAAGGGCGAAACTTTTGAAATATGGGAACCGGCCGCATTCGCCGAATACTCAGCGCGCGCTCGCGACATCGCTCGCGAAAAGCGCCTGCGTTTGCGCAGTGAAGGAGCCACCCAATGAGCAAGGCTGATATAAAGATGAATGACGATAAGACAACACAAGCAGAAAAAGCTCCGCACACTTCCGTTATGTTGAATGAAGTGTTGGAGGCCATGCAGCCTGCCGACGGCGAAATTTATGTCGACGGCACGTTCGGCGCAGGCGGCTACAGCCGCGCACTGCTGGAATCTTCACGTTGCACCGTCTACGCCATTGATCGCGACCCCAACGTCTCCGTTATGGCGGAAAAACTCAGCAAAGCATTTCCCGGCCGCTTCTTCTGGCTGATGGGTAACTTCAGCGACATGGTAAACCTGCTCGCGCAGCAGGGCGTGACCTCCGTCAACGGCATCGTGCTCGATATCGGCGTCTCCTCCATGCAGTTGGATAATGCCGAGCGCGGTTTCTCCTTCAAGCATGACGGTCCGCTCGACATGCGCATGAGCGGCTCCGGTCAATCCGCATTCGATATCGTCAACAGTGCAGATGAAAAAGAGCTGGCCGATATACTCTATTATTACGGCGAAGAGCGCAAATCGCGCCAGATCGCCCGCGCCATTGTCAATGCCCGCACGGAAGCACCGATCGCGCGCACGCGGCAGCTGGCGGAAATTATTCGGCGCGTCCTGGGAAGCAAAGACGGTCTTGATCCGTCTACCCGCACCTTCCAGGCATTGCGCATTAAAGTAAATGACGAGCTGGGTGAACTGGAACAGGCTCTTTCCGCAGCAGAAAACCTGCTTGCGGAAGGCGGAAGACTTGTAGTGGTCACGTTCCATTCGCTCGAAGACCGCATCGTCAAACAGTTTTTTCAGTCGCGTTCTGGCGAGACTAGGGGAGGTTCGCGTCACCTGCCGCAAATCGGGGCAACCCACAAAGCGGCCGCTGATCACCTCCCCGTTTTTTTCTTGAACAGAAGAAAGCCTGTCCTGCCGGGTACCAGTGAACTTCGTTCCAATCCGCGCGCGCGTTCCGCCAAATTGCGCGTCGCCATTCGTTCGGGGTAT includes:
- a CDS encoding ATP-binding protein — its product is MMKHATIKKRLTLLITVVSGVAIILTTIIITLIGIYNMRESLLSQLEDTAVNVGKSNLAYISFDQKDAATNNLRDVFSSKPSILRVCMYDASAVPAAAYFSSSVQDKTCPDINGRSEGVGDYEGNALVIKHLDNNGMLVASIVLESDMREIRAYLIKQIFLALAIIIVIGMGSSLFALGVQGTISQPILALADTARRVTVEEDFSLRMAQEYVPVGGRSDNEIDMLIDAFNAMLDEIQARDRKLLRQNEELGKAKKDAESASIAKSHFLANVSHELRTPLNAIIGFSSVFKEQLFGKLGSEKYLEYANDINSAGSHLLDIINDILDLSKAESGKMVLMFERVDIVGAISKCIRIMEKRAAECGVTITAELPEQTTPIIADRLRFSQIILNILSNAVKFTQSGGNVYMRVTPYMRGGIVTDFVITIRDSGIGMEKESISRVFQGFEQVDSGLNRRYGGTGLGLPLTRNLMALHYGSIAIDSEIGVGTEVTLHFIADPTYISELMDTGSTAEHMA
- the rsmH gene encoding 16S rRNA (cytosine(1402)-N(4))-methyltransferase RsmH, producing MNDDKTTQAEKAPHTSVMLNEVLEAMQPADGEIYVDGTFGAGGYSRALLESSRCTVYAIDRDPNVSVMAEKLSKAFPGRFFWLMGNFSDMVNLLAQQGVTSVNGIVLDIGVSSMQLDNAERGFSFKHDGPLDMRMSGSGQSAFDIVNSADEKELADILYYYGEERKSRQIARAIVNARTEAPIARTRQLAEIIRRVLGSKDGLDPSTRTFQALRIKVNDELGELEQALSAAENLLAEGGRLVVVTFHSLEDRIVKQFFQSRSGETRGGSRHLPQIGATHKAAADHLPVFFLNRRKPVLPGTSELRSNPRARSAKLRVAIRSGYGK
- a CDS encoding cell division/cell wall cluster transcriptional repressor MraZ gives rise to the protein MLFLSTFQNKIDKKGRISVPATFRAALAKDTEFSGIIAYASFINRCVEACSIARIRKLSERIETLDPFSEERDAFATTILGGSVQLPFDGEGRVMLPEHLIEVAGIAETAIFVGKGETFEIWEPAAFAEYSARARDIAREKRLRLRSEGATQ
- the trmFO gene encoding methylenetetrahydrofolate--tRNA-(uracil(54)-C(5))-methyltransferase (FADH(2)-oxidizing) TrmFO, whose protein sequence is MNPIHVIGSGLAGSEAAWQIAQAGKSVILHEMRPLVKTDAHQTDKSAELVCSNSFRSDDHVNNAVGLLHEEMRRCGSLIMREADKHKLPAGSALAVDREGFSQGVTEALQSHPMITLVREEISKLPSPEFGETIIATGPLTSAKLSESILKVTGEAYLSFFDAIAPIVLKDTIDMNVAWFQSRYNKGDGADYINLPMSETQYYAFIDALIAGEKTEFKEWEKNTPYFEGCLPIEVMAERGRETLRFGPMKPVGLDNPHNSERPYAVVQLRQDNKLGTIYNMVGFQTKLKYGEQQRVFRMIPGLENAEFVRLGGLHRNTFINSPRLLTEDLRLKAAPHIRFAGQVTGVEGYVESAATGLLAGRFAAGKMTPPPATTALGGLLNHITGGAESKHFQPMNINFGLLPPLQGKIRKDERAARMTGRAKEDLSGWI
- a CDS encoding TlpA disulfide reductase family protein; its protein translation is MNRVLITLLLLIVCLPAQAAEPAAGKEAPALAGQDLSGHTVDLGKLRGQVVLVHFWATWCILCREEMQALDGFYRAHHEGGLEIIAVSLDRYSDRDKVKKVMEPYAFSAFMADDMHPNEFDTPHAIPLTYVIDRKGIIRLAVSPDLIPLNRKNLDRDVLPLLKK
- a CDS encoding TonB-dependent receptor, whose amino-acid sequence is MRNNLLMAFLLTSALCSLSEMAVAQESDLSNDSDLLNMSLQQLVNMDVTSVSKRDEKASQAPAALYVITQEDIRRSGMQSVPELLRMVPGLQVAQAGSNEWAIASRGFDGQFSNKLLVLIDGRTVYSPVFSGVFWDVQNLILEDIDRIEVIRGPGATLWGANAVNGVINIITKNAKDTQGTLVSAATGTQERVSTSARYGGTSGNLAYRTYAQYFDYNQQHNLNGKGAGDAWDNGQGGFRMDWNGAGKDTGTLQGDVYQGKENAIRTLPVTSTVSPSRFQLVNDTDHVSGMNVLGRWKHEFSSTSDITLQAYYDDTVRELFDYAANGTSFHTQTTDFDFQHNWTPNKYNEVTWGLGYRRITSITGNDFYVSFQPENYYENLYSSFLQDKISIVQNKLFLTVGSKFEHNDFSGFEYEPSARITWLPSDTQTVWAAVSKAVHTPNQSNQDLSLVLAVPSGNTVVAEKGNPFADSEDVLSYELGYRVMPREDLSVDVTGYYNYYHDLASLSSGATSTRFDPFMGTYTYAPQVVGNANSGETHGVELASTWQATKNIKFNGSYTIYVSHLDIIGSSLVTRQGNAPNQQFSLRSYVDLPHNMQWDTMVYHVDQLPNVQSAAPTSVPAYTRLDMRLGWVPMSGVDLSLIGQNLLRSEHQEFTGFIYQAPIEVGRSVLAKATVRF
- a CDS encoding YfiR family protein codes for the protein MRRIFSILMLALIWCTCTLVPAIADEESGKEVAQYRIRIAFIYNFLKFVDWPGAVTPKTSNAATVCIVGDKDFSNYFTSFEQAHRQNFAVTINTTASGNALESCHVLFVGKDAEDSISSLLSHVVHHPVLSISESKGFADEGGIIEMVTVGKSIGLFSKDKINLRINLKSAEASGLSIDARLLQIAAEVIK